The Coffea arabica cultivar ET-39 chromosome 2c, Coffea Arabica ET-39 HiFi, whole genome shotgun sequence genome includes the window TACACTTTAAAATTATCCATCAAGTTGAGTGAAAAAATTATTCAATAATTTTCATTGTGGAATCATTTCTTATTGTATATCCACACGTTTGTCTAGTTGtttaattaaattcataattaatTATAACAAATAATTTCTCATTGATACTATGATGTATAAGTTGAATTAAAAAGGAATTTGACACAGAATTATTAGTAGTTAGTTAGCATGGCTCTTGGAAAATTGGACATTAGAATTTTAGATAATCATCAATGGGATGAAATGCGTATCTGACAATAATTATGCTAGATTAGTTGGTTATGTGTTTAATTGGGGAGTCCAATGCTATTTAAATTCATCattatatataatttgaatATGATCGGGAATTATCTAGGGCAAAAAATACTCTAATTGATTTCACATTTGAATTCTTCTAAAGTTAACGCATTTGAATCGGTGCATGGTAACTTACTCATTAGTAAAGCTCAAGTCAATGAGGGTAGGCCTTTTTTATCTTCCACTTTTGCAAAATCCTAAGTATTGGTAGTTCACATAACTTGAATactattcaaaatatatacgCAAAAGGAACGAATTATGACTTAATTGCTAGACACATGTGAAGTTTCTGGTTAACCCAATAACGAAAGTTTCATAAGAAACTAAAGTGCTGTAGATGTGATGCATGATTTGGATTTTAACCTTCTTGATCGCAACTGTAATTTGTTCATGTCAACCCTAGATTTGAGAATCCCAATTTAATCAAGTTTCATTGGTCAACGTCCTACAAATGAAGACTTGGGCCTATCAAACCTGTCTCACCAGCCCTATGTAAACCACTTTCAGGCTAGGCAAGTCCACTTGAAGACCTCTTTGCTTTATTTTTGGGCAAAGATCCCCAAACCCAAGGAGGGCGTGCCAACCCCTATTTTattgaagaaaaaaacaaattaagaGTGCCAACAACACAAATGTCAACAAGACAGCCTGTGTAAAAGAAACTAAAGGACCTATTCCCTTACAATCTGACGACGAGTACAAGGGCATTCGTCCCTATCTAAAACTAAAGATGTCTTGACTGAAGACAACTGCTGATGAGGAGAATTGTGCAAAACATCTTCATTAAGGTGCAAGCCCGCTAGCTTATCCGCAGTAGCATTCGCATCTCGATAAACATGAACAACTAAGGCAGTCAACTCTTGTTAGAGCCCCCTAATCCATCGCAGAACATTACATAATGGCTATTGGCCAGTGCACCTGAACAAACCATGCGAACCAGGACTTCAGAATCCACCTCCACCAACAAATGATTACAATCCCTTTCCTGGTAAAGCAACAGACCATGCATCTGCGAGAGATTTTTAGCTGTCAACACATCAACATCTCCAAATTCTTTATAGAAAGCAAAGATGAGCTCGCCATTATGATCTCGTTGGATACCCCCTCTCCCACTCCTTTTCCAACTATCACATTGGCATTTGTGTTCAGTTTGACATGAAATTGAAGGGGATGGAGCCATTTCACCACTATAACTGAATGATGACAATGCCAAGAGGATGCAAAGCCAGCCTAAGGATCATTCATGTCCCCATGAAAATGACCTGCAGAGAAAATCTTGGCAACCCCTAGttgtttaataaaataattaactCTGGCAATCACCTCCTGAACATCAAACCTAGCTCCATCAAATCTTGCCCGATTCCGCATTTTTCATAGAAACCAAATAATAATATAGGGCATGGCTGAACGAATATGATCCTTCAAAGTTTTTGAAGATGAATAAAACCAAGAAACCTACATTGCCAAAAATGAGGATTTCATGACATCAAGAATACAAAATCGTCTTGCAAAATGGTCCAAGACAATTGTAGCACTTGGCCCATGAAGTAGCAAATGACTCACCGAGTCCTCCTCCTATAGGTAGCAATGACATCTAGACACCAAAGAGATGCCGCACTTTCTCAAAGTCAGATCTAAAAGTAATAAGTTCCTCAAAGCATGCCAAGCGAAAAAGAAGACCTTTAAAGGTAGAATGTTATACCAAAGTAACCTATCAACCAACGTTTCATTCCCTCTGGAATGCAAACCTTCCCATGCTGACTTGACTGAGAAACACCCTATAGCTGATGGCAACCATACCATCATGTCATCTAGGTCGGGATAAAGAGAAAGTTGAGAGACATGTTGAACCAAATGGGTTGGAAGCCATTGTTACAATTTCAATATGTTCCATCCACCCGACATATAAAACTCTGCAACCAGCATATAAGGGGAATTTGACACTGCTACCACTTTAGCTATTGGAGTTGAAAGTAGCCAATGATTATGCCAAAAATCCACAAATCTCTTACCTAAACACCATTTGATATTCTCctcaataaataaatgaatctTGTCCAATCTTCTCCAATCCGTAGAAGGATGATGAACTTTGACTAGAGATAGATGCACCCCTTTGATATACTGTTGATGCATAAAGGTAGACCAAATCGAGTTATTCAAATGGAGCCGCCACCAAAGTTTGCAAGAAAATGGCCGACAAGTATCTTCAAAAGAACGGAATCCCAGTCCTCTCTCTTCCAAAGGAAAGCAAAGATTATCCCAAGATGTCCAATGAACCCGTTTATTATCAACATTCTTATCCCACAAAAAGGCATTACCAATCCTGCCTAGCCTTACAAACACAGTCTTAGGAAGATTTAAAACTTGAAGTATGAACAAAGGGATAGAAAAGAGGACATGTTAAAGTAAAATAATCTTCTCTCGCATTGAAAGTAGTTTTGAGCACAAATAAGCTCTCATTTTGGCAACAATGCCATCAAATAATAGACATGTAATCCTTCCATGAGTAATAGAAACCCCTAAATAGGTGAAGGGAAAAAACTATTAGCAAAAAGCAAGTTTAGATGGGACACTAAAGAAACTTGCTCATTGGTAGCCCAATTAGGGAGGAGAAACGAGCTCTCCGAGGTATTTATTCTCTGCCCCAAATAAGTTTCAtacaacttaaaaaaaaaacaagcagcACACCTAGACATTCCTCAAAACACCACGCAAAAATCAAAACATCATTTGCCAATGCCAAATATGGGATCCTGCTACCTGAAGTAGCATAGAACTATCACTTATCCCATGCGTATATATGATGAATGCCACGACCCAAAAACTCTGCCACTATTAAGAACAAGGCCGGAGACAAGGGATCTTCTTGGCAAACGCCTCTTCAAGATTTAAGAACCTCGACAGGACTCCATTTATCAACACAAAAAACTAGGAATTGCACTCCACAGCATAAAGATGAGAAAATTTCACTCCACTCGATCATACAACTTCTCCATGTCTAACTTTAGAATCAAATTAGGATTAGTCAATCATTTATTCAAATCCAACATAAGCTCCTGAGCCAGCATAATATTATCACAAATACTCTGTCCAGGTATAAATCCTGACTGCGACGAAGCAATCAGTTTCAGAAGCAATATGTTAAGTCTATTTGCTAGGACTTTTGAGATAATTTTCGAACTTACATTGCACAAACTGATAGACCTGGATTCCTGCCATCTCGAAGTCCCAGCAACCTTAGGGATGAAAACAATAATCATACTAGTAAACCCCTTTGGCTGATGCCCTCCCTTAAAAAACTCATGAACAACGGCCGCTAAATCATCATAAATTATGTCTCAACATGATTGATAAAACCCTATCCCAAAACCATCTGTCGCTGGAGAAGTGTCCTTGGACATAGAAAAAATCACATCCTTAATCTCCTCCATAGTCGGCATTCGGAGCAGGGTTTTGTTCTCCCTATCCTTCATTTTCGACAGCCAGAAATCCAGCTGAGGTAAGGTTCTGACATCCCAGTcagctgaaaatttttttgaaaaatattgcACAGCCGATTCCTGAATCAGAGACTTCTCTTCTATCCATCCTGATGACTCATCACAAATCTGAGAAATGAAATTAGTGGTGCATGAAAGAACTTAGTATTAGCATCCCCTGATTGAAGCCACTTAATCCTGGATTTCTAATGCTAGAAGTCACTTGGTGGCAAAGGTTCTAGCATGATGAGCCTTAGCTTCCCCCAATCTAAGCTTGGATTGCAAGTCACGATTTCGGTCATATTCCTCTTCACACTGTTTAAGCACTTGCTCTGCTACCAGCCTACCACTACCTACTTAAAGATATTACAAAATGAGCAAACATTCCACTCCTGTCATTTAGCCTTGGTTTGCATTCATTCCTTGCATAGCCACCGACAAATCCCAAGCATTTTTTACCACCTTAAGAAAGTCAGGATGACCAGACCACACATTCAGAAACTTGAACATTTTACACCCAGCAACATCGTCCCACACTTTACCAGAAGAGGCATGTGATCAAATCGACCTCTCACTAAATGAGAGATGTTAGAAAACCCAAAAAGTTCTCCCCACACACAATTTGACAAAGCACGATCAAGTCTTTGCCAAAGGAATCCATTGGTCCAAGTAAAGGGTTGTCCGTCAAAGTGAACATCACTCAAGCCACAGCTAAACATGGCTTCATTGAATTCTTCCATATTACGAATATTTGGTGGGGACCCTCCCTAAAATTCAACAGCATTAGAGATAACATTGAAATCTCCAACAACCAACCAAGGTGATTCACCGATTTTAATTTCCTCTAAAACCTTCCAAAGTGCTCTCCTACCTACTCTAGTGCACTTGGCATACACCGTAGACAAACTAAACTCATAACTACTAAAAGCTTGAACCCTCATGTGGACCAGTTGATCACCAACTTCATGAGAGGAAATTGAAAATTCGTTGAACCATAACACCCAAATTTTACTCTCCAAGAAGGAttgagcaaaagaaaatttcaacaTACGTCGAATAGTATCCAGTTGAGCTACATTAGTTGTTGGCTCAATTAAAACTAGCAATCGAACAACATGACAAGAACATAGTTGAAAAGATAATGCTAAAAGTCTCGATGAGATATTCCCCTCACATTCCATATCAAAAAATTAAGAGGACTAATCATGGATTGGGGAGAGGATTTttagtttgagaaaaaaaaaatgttgaagcTAATTGGTTGTCCCGACTTCTTCGCTAAATTTTTCAATAGCTCTATATCTTTCATGTCCAAAACTGCTCCCTGAGGACAGTCATCGCTTAGCAACTTGGAGTCCTTAAGTTGTACGTCCAAGAAATCCTTAAGATGACAAAGGTGCTGATTCAAACCAAAGAGCTCCTAGAAATTGTCCATGAAATTTCGTCTTCTATTAGACATCTTCTCAAACTGCCTAGGGGAAGTGCCAGCAGAATGACAAACGTGATCCAGCGGTTGACTAACCAAGGCATCTAGTTCATCTGCATTCTGTTCTAAGACCACCAATAAATTGGAAACACTAATCACCTTCTCTAGTTTGGACGCTGAAGCTCAAGCAGCTTGCTGCCCAGTTTCCAGCCGTTGAAGATCCAAGACAGTGAGTTTGAAGCCGTTTTCATTAGCTGGAGCAGCAGATAACAGCAAGTGATTGTTATCCGAAGTCAAGGCCAGCAAACTCAGCTGATGAAGAAGGTGCATTATACGTTACCCTCTACACCTAACACGTCTCTCccctagcttgttgtgttggatccttaatccaacgttggatttatatgtgaataattatgtaatGCAAATTGTCAAATAAGGTTAAGTctaattaaagtgatcaaatatgaTTTGgacttaatgtatctaataggatgtgggCCTTTAATGTGTAGAAACTTAAGGGctcctatttctatgatgggctgaaatagggttccaaagggtaacaggaatgttacctataaatagggttatggtccccaAGTCACTCCCATCGTCAtgaaagataccagagagatACAAAAGGGCTctctcaagaattggaaaataCGTGTTGACCTGGAAGGCCACCTCAATATCTTTGGAGATTCAAATATTAGTTTGTCGATATGAATCCAGGTACGCTTCTGCAATTTTGtagttaatttatttttaataattgcCATATAGACTTTGGGTTTAATAGGTGATGGTTttcaccaaaggttaaatataaATAACCACTCTAACAAGTGGTATTAGAGCTAATTATGGTTGATTATTGAGAAATAATTTGGATTCAGTAATTTGTGTATATAGGTATATTTTATGTCGTGCAAATTTGGATTTTGGTTATATGGTTATCAGCTCTTAAATGTAATGGCCGATTGTTCAAATTTAGAAGTCGGATGAATTTGATTGAAACGAATTGTATTGAAACTCATTCATGTTGTGTGAATTGGCTTGTCCTGAATGATTGTTAGTTTTGTCTCTAGTCTTTTGGTCATAATTATTCCATGCTTCTGGTTTTGATTCAcggaaattttggtcaaatacTATTCTGATCATGATTGTTTGCATATGTTATAGACTTATAGTCTAGTGTTCATGGTAGCAGTTAATTTATGAATTGTACTATCTATTGTTTTGGTTATCATTGAATTCTGTGGTTCCACTTTGGTTTCATTGATTCATTGTTTGGCCGATACATTGTCTCTTTATGCGATTTTAAGTTGGCCGATTGTCTACTTCTGCATCTCAAGCATTCGGCTTTGTTTGAAACCATGACTAATTGGCACGTGTTTCAAGAATCAAGTTTACTTGGCCtaattaattgtttattttatttatatcgcTTGAATCCAGTTATGGGTATGCCTTTGATTATAAAATTAGgacaattaacttgaatttttgacttgttttcttgtttaagagctaatatgtatatatttatattaagaaaattaggatttttttaatttaagtgAATCCTAATAAAGTTGATAAGACATTTAAGCCCTATAAAAGTCCATATGCTTGGCCcactaaatatataattttataaagtaTTTATGgacttcaagaaaaaaatattgggATTGAATAATAAATTGGGTCAAATTATGAATATGGACCTTTGGTCCAATAAGTCCTGATTCAATTGACTGGTTTGACCACGTTTTGACCAGAGTTGACCAAAGTtgactttgatcaaaatttttgtttaatttgtataattttaaatttgaatattggtatgattatatatattttgaaataaattaattgaaataatatgtcaccaaagtgacctctattatgaaaattaatttattttaaaatataactagTTGGGTACTtataattttatgaatattgaTTGGCTCAAAGAAAGGtcaatatttaataaaattacatgtgCACTTGTGGTTATAAATACGTGATAATTATTTGGATTTTACATGTGATTTATAAATTGACCCAAAGGAAAATTTAGTTTTTGGTATGTTATTATTAtcagtatttattattgcaccaATATATCACTTagaagttaatatttttgtccaaagataaaatattaatgGAACATCGGTATCTTGAGATGGGATTAtctttatttaaatttattattgttttgatttgtgtgagtttgttttaattatatcATGTTTTCTATTCAGTTGCGAATGATCTTACAAATATTACTTCTAACATCAATAATATTCCTATGCTGAATGGCACAAACTTCAAGTCCTGAAAAGAAAATCTCTTGATAGTACTTGGAGTAATGGATCTCGACCTTGCATTAAGGGATGATTCTCCCCCACCTCTTACATATCAGAGTACCTCTgatgaaaagagaaataatGAAAGGTGGGAGAGATCGAATTGCTTGTGTCTGATGATCATTAAAAAGGCCATACCAGAAGCATTCAAGAGAACAATGTCAAAAACGATGGTAACCGTTAAAGAGTTCCTTCAGGATATTGAAAAAAAGTTTGTCAAGAACGAAAAGACTGAAGTTAATACGCCCTTGACACGCCTAATTTCGATGAAATATAGTGGTAAAGGTAATATCAGAGAGTACATTATGGAGATATCTCATCTTGCCTCAAAATTGAATGCACTTAAATTGAAACTCTCCGAAGAGTTACTAgtgcatttgattttaatatctcttcCTACACAGTTTAGTTAGTTTAAAGTGCGTTACAACTGTCAAAAGGAGATTTGGTTTCTAAATGAACTCATCTCACACTgtgtagaagaagaagaaaggttgaaactgtgacgcccccacttttccctaaaacgaaccaaagggtatcggcgggacgcctgcccaactctcgctagaacTCAAGACAAAACAATTCAAGCTTATCGATATATAACCATTTGTGCAAGCGCCTAATAAAGAAGAGTCGTTTCCATCAACATATACACAAGTCTTACACCACGAGCTCAAAATACATCAATTATCCAATGCTTACATCAGGttcccaaaagatacatcaattttCCCAGAATATACAACAATCAAAATGTCTaaccaattacatttgaaaccctaatacaaaaatacatccaaagggttcctccgagtttcactccatccattcctgttaaggaaaacaattctaTGGGATGAGCAATTGCTCGTGAGttcaagaacacacatgcaagcacattgtccaAGTAGGAATCTCATTCGATAATGAAAACAATAACATTCGAGTAATTAATAATTCAAGAGAAAatttaaacagaaacaattcaaggatatggtagctctcaagagccaatttccacttgctttgccaaccTCAATCGTATACCTCaccgtgatgacactccgtcaaccgggttggcatttccaatccgtagaactccacttacttcacatttccgtccaccgtacaccgcaCCGGGCCCTAACTTCGTTTATAAGACGCTACTGAACGAGtaagccaagc containing:
- the LOC140035654 gene encoding uncharacterized protein → MDLDLALRDDSPPPLTYQSTSDEKRNNERWERSNCLCLMIIKKAIPEAFKRTMSKTMVTVKEFLQDIEKKFVKNEKTEVNTPLTRLISMKYSGKGNIREYIMEISHLASKLNALKLKLSEELLVHLILISLPTQFS